Within Wyeomyia smithii strain HCP4-BCI-WySm-NY-G18 chromosome 2, ASM2978416v1, whole genome shotgun sequence, the genomic segment TCCGGTTCAGTATTTTCCGTCACCATCGGGTCCGCATTGTTGGCCTTCTCCTTGTTGCGACTGCAATGGCGTCCACCGCGTTCACCTCGGGGACATTTGGAACCCCTTCCGTGGTCAAACTTTCCATGCCGGTGGCCCTTACCATGCTTCTTGTGATGTTTGCGTTTCTTTTTGGCCCCATCGCTGCTGGAACttgagctgctgctgctgctgctgctgctgctactgctgctgctggaacTAGAGCTGCTCGAGCTCGAAGTTGACCGAGCTCTGCGGCCATGCTTGTGCCACTTTCTAGCCCAGCGTTTCATTTCACGACCACGCGACTCCATCGGTCCGCAGGGACCCCCGAAACGCTCAATCGGTCCGAATCCACGAAACCCgtggtggtgatgaaaaaaatccgcCGTTGGCGGCGGGCCACGACGATCCATCGGGCCGTAACCCATTCCAAAGAATCCACGCATGTGATGAGGTGGTGGAGGTGGGCCATGGTGGCGacgatgatggtgatgatgtgGGTGGTGATGGTGCGGTCCGGGACCGAATCCAAAGTCAAAGCCCATTCGGGGATCAAATTCGTGCCTTCCATGATGACGGTGGCCATGCCGCTTACGGCCACGTCTTCGCTCGCCCAAATGCATATCTTCAATGTCCTTGGCCATACCCTCGTCCTGCAGAGCGGACTCTCGGTTGGCCGCCAAGTCAACAGCATCCTTCAACGTCAATGTTTCGTTCTCCTCGCAAAGCCTATCCTGAATCGGGCCGGGAATCAATCCAACCACAAATTTGTCCAACAGCAGCGGTTCCAGCTGCTCTCCGAACTTGCAGTCTACCGATAGTTTCTTCAAGCGAGCGAACCACGACTTGACATCCTCTCCAAAGCACTGCTCCGCCCGATAGAACTTAGATCGCTCACGAAAAACTGCTATCTCCGGTAGGTACTGCTTGGCCAACAAATCGCACAACTGCTCGTAGCTTTTGTCCTTCGGTGAATCCGGATGGCACAGATTTCGCAGCGTCCGATAAGTTCCGCTTCCAATTACGCTCATCAAAACCGACGCCCGATTGCCTTCCGATACTCCATTAGCCTTCAGAAATTCCTCCAGTATCTCCCGGTAAACACTCCAATCATCCGTCTGACCATTGAACTCCGGAATGATGCCAATCTGAGCCACTCCTCCAGCGGTAATGTTGCTGTTATTCGAAGCCATGATTGCGTTATGCTGCTGTCGGTAGCTCTCCCCGAGCTATTTATACCGAACAACACAAACCAGTGCAACGCCATCGCCGCCGCTTCTTATCTATCGTATTTGTAAACAGAGAGTATCaggttttttcatgtttcaacgTGATCATCCAACCGGCTTATGACTCATCTGTTATTATTGTGGGGCGGTGGGTGGTGGGTGAGTGGTTGCAAAGCGGGCGATAAACATTCTCGAATTTCACCACTGTCATGTCGGCATTGCATCAGTGTAGGTCAACCAAGTTATTGTGTGTCATTCCGGTACGTATGTACGTACGGCACACAGGCGGGGATTTTTGTCACGTTGCACCGCACCGTGGTGACGCGAGATTAACGTGACTCACACTTACCATGACGgctattttttctgttttgattcaAACGATTCAAATCGTTTGCCGGTCAAAGGAATGGGAAGAGATTTTTTTGTTGGTAAACACAGCTATATTACGCAATTTAAGTTAAGTTGCGATGATGTCGCAGGAAATAATTTGTTCCGTACGG encodes:
- the LOC129721460 gene encoding uncharacterized protein LOC129721460 → MASNNSNITAGGVAQIGIIPEFNGQTDDWSVYREILEEFLKANGVSEGNRASVLMSVIGSGTYRTLRNLCHPDSPKDKSYEQLCDLLAKQYLPEIAVFRERSKFYRAEQCFGEDVKSWFARLKKLSVDCKFGEQLEPLLLDKFVVGLIPGPIQDRLCEENETLTLKDAVDLAANRESALQDEGMAKDIEDMHLGERRRGRKRHGHRHHGRHEFDPRMGFDFGFGPGPHHHHPHHHHHRRHHGPPPPPHHMRGFFGMGYGPMDRRGPPPTADFFHHHHGFRGFGPIERFGGPCGPMESRGREMKRWARKWHKHGRRARSTSSSSSSSSSSSSSSSSSSSSSSSSSSDGAKKKRKHHKKHGKGHRHGKFDHGRGSKCPRGERGGRHCSRNKEKANNADPMVTENTEPELIE